In Lolium perenne isolate Kyuss_39 chromosome 5, Kyuss_2.0, whole genome shotgun sequence, the sequence CACCTGACTCACCAAGTCTTGCAGCTCACCCCAAAGCTGCAAGTTTTCCTGATCAAGCGAACGGCGGAAGCGGACTTGAAGGGAATCGAGGCTGAGAGCTTCTGCAACTGAGATATCTTGGTCGTCACAGATGGCGAAGAGCCGTGGAAAGGACTCCATGTTGGGACCCCTCCCAATCCACCAGTCCTTCCAGAAGCTAGTGCGCCTCCCGTTCCTCACCTCGTGTTTAGCTCCGACCTTGAAAAGATGTTTAATTTTATGTAAGCTTTTCCAGAGCGGAGAGCCTCCATGGCCAGAGCCCGAGAAGATATCCGAGGCGTCTGGGTATTTGGCCTGCATGATACGAGCCCAGATCGTGTCATCTTCATGATATAACCGCCAGATCCACTTCAGGACTAAGGccaaattcattttctttgttttcagAAGTCCCAGGCCCCCAACATGTATTCTATAGTTCACGAGCTAAGATTCTTACACTGTTGATTTTACAACTTGCTTTACTTTTTTGATCATATACTCCTACATTCCATTCTGTTTATCGTTTTGTTCAAAATAGCGTTTTGTTCAAAATAGTGCGAGTAAGCGTTTTGTTTCCCCTCTATGCCTATAGGGTATATGATAACCCTATACTATTTGTTAGATTTCCCTCATCATTTTCGAAGAACAAGGACAAATGTTTTGTTCAGTGATACTCCTTCACTAGAATTACCATGACTCTAATACAGAGGGTCTTGCCGAAGGTTTGTCGTTTCCTCCAGTACATTAATTTTCTATTTCAAGCTTTTGCCCTACCTTCTGTAACAAATTAGGGATAATGGACAGTTGATGTATATGAATGACTGCATAATTTTGTTATTCTTTTCCATTGAATTACAACAAAGGTATGATCAAAGGGTCAACCTAACTATGCAGTTGCCTCACATGTAATCACCTACCTATTAGCTTATTTTTCTGCCGCAACGCGTGGGGTTTCATCTAGttaataaagccaccaccatctttcttctccactcacccctcccctcccctccccatcaaTATCCTTTTCAAAGCAAATTAAAGAGGATGGAGTGCCCCCATGACGGGCGCGGGAGCGTGGTCGCCTACAACGGGCTCCACGACCACGAGCTCGCGTGCCTGCACGGCCCGTGCGACTGCACAGaggccggctgcgacttcgctGCCTCGCCAGCAGTGCTCATCGCCCATCTCATAGAAATCCATTCGATTTGTGTGGACATGATCCCGTACGGCACCGTGAGGGCGTTCATCATCCCGGTGCTGGCACCGCCAGAGCCAAGACATTCGGTCATCGTCTACGGGAACGATGGTACCGTGTTCGTCTCGCACACATATATTCATGTCAATCCGGAGAATAGATTCGTGCTGGCCAGCCTATCCGTTGAGTGCGTTAGGTCGGCGGCGTGCGTGTGGCCGAAGTACAGGGTGCATTTGTGGTCGCACGGCAAGCCATCACCTAAGCGCTTTGATATCGGTTCAATGGAGTCCAAGTATTCGGTCAATTTTCTGGCAAAGAGCAGGACGGCGCCGCGCAGCCAGCACATCGGAAGAATCGGAACTACGATGGTCGTTGAGATGGTTTGAACCGTGCACGGAGCTGACTATCTAAGTGCGCATCGATAGGTGATACATGCGTCTATCTTAATCTTCATGTTTATCTAATGGAAATTGCGGTTGATGCAGTactgaattaattaatttttgttgTCAACAGGGACTCTTCGGACGGAGGTTCCTATTTGGACTAGAGCGGCGGGTTTAGGCTGCCAACTATGGGATTTTTTCATTCAGGGGATTCACTAGGGCGGCCCTAACGACGATATATAATATTATTTGGCGGAGAGGGACTTGCTTGCGTTTCCAATCTTCAGTTAGGGCCCTTTATGTAAACACTAAGCGCTTGATTGTATTCTGTGTTTATGTTCACATACTCTATGGTGTAAAATATGGAATCCCAACGTCCGATTAAATGCACCTCTGGACCCTGCCAggcatttcccttgttatcttttctttttacatATACTGCAACCAGTGCTCAACGTGCAGTCCCTCGGCTTGGGTGCTAGATGCTACTAAAAGGGATCGGagggagaatacaactttactaaatcCGAGTTAAATACTAAAAGGGATCGGAGGGAGAATACAACTTTAGTAAATCCGAGTTAACTACTAAAAGGGATCggatggagtagtttatgtaatcacggcCTTCCatttaattatgtgttgatgaacagtgtgctatttgtggagcgtcccagtgatgtccattcctgtatcaagatctgtgctagaaattagtagcactcctaattttttgcctgtaattagtactcatatatgaattggttggaCTATTTTTTATCCATACAATGATCAtgccagcaaatggaggtgaacatggcccacataggcagccagctggggaatgagctctccctcaccctggagtttgagcctgttcacgtagatttgttgttcgagaacaagatctgcctttatcttcagcaaggcatcaatacctttactgCCGAGCTTGACAGGCTTGATGAGCAGAAAGGCTTTTCTATAGAACTGCATAACCAGAGCatcacattgatgaatgatgatgatgcaaacaccaccatcaagggcgagggttcgtccgggtaagtttctagcggggtgtccttcagttgattcttattttctaattgtttttacatttatttacatctcacagggccggcggttcaaacgtctccccggtaaccacaacgACAGCGGCGCCACAAGTCTAGCCGTCGGAAgctaagttcggccccgtttcccggccaacccaggtaggctgtatgcctctgtccacttgttttttatagtttatgtaatactactttccgattaattatgtgttgatgaaccctaTGGTATTTGTGGAGGGTCTGAGTGTTGTCCATTTCTTTATCAATATTcatgctagaaattagtactcctattttttgctggtaattaatactcatatatgaatgggttgatttgtttttttcatacaatgattgttgtagtaaaaggaggagaacaaggcccacataggAAGCCAGCTGGAGAATTAAAActccctcaccctggagtgtgatcgtcttcacagagatttggcgttggagaaggagatctccCTTCATCTTGCGCGAGGCGTCAATAACCTTACTTCCAAGTGGGACATGCTTAAGGAGCAGAACGCCTACTGGCTGGaactgaacaacaagagcgtcacatggaCAGATAGtggaagcaacctcatcaagtatctcatggaaGAGAGGTTGATGCTGcacatggagccggcaatagcttcacaggaagatgcaaactgtggcggccaaatgcagggctgaaacaatttattttcagaggcgctataatgtagcgccaaaaacagaatataatgaaaaatagagtgcagtaaaacagaagatcaaacaaagactagaaatagatataaaataggataaaatgagcttgatagatactccgtacttcatatttttacaaagtagtgcgataaaactaaactaaaactcgacatctgacgagtccggtgtcgtgcccgacaccggatccgacgagaagaggtcgaTCCAACGGGGGTCATCATCGctaatggtggtcggcccggcgagttGCGCTTGGAtcaaggcccgcttcgtcgccttctccccCCTTCGTCGTGCGCGGTCCTTCTTCTTCGCAGCctgcctcgtcgccttctccgccctccatcTGCGGAAGTCCTTGTTCTCGGCGGCGACGTCCTCAGGGAGCGGGCTGCCCACTCGTGCACCGCGCACTCGTCCCGCTCGGTGATGCGCAAACgacgctccgtctcgcggcggcgctgttcctcctgtctaatcatggaaattcatcgaagatcgtgggcgcccgagccgccacaccacggcgtcgtacgcgcgcgcgggctcgtatgtgccgaggccgatgcgctcgctgataacgcgtgaagcacacgtccgttgggaaccccaagaggaaggtgtgatgcgtacagcagcaagttttccctgagtaagaaaccaaggttatcgaaccagtaggagtcaagggccacgtgaaggttgttggtggaggagtgtagtgcggcacaacaccagtgattccggcaccaacgtggaacctgcacaacacatcacagtactttgccccaacttaacagtgaggttgtcaatctaaccggcttgctgaaaacaaaggattaaacgtatggtgtggaaatgatgtttgtttgcaaagaacaacaaagaacagagattgcagtagattgtatttcagatgtagaagaatggaccggggtccacagttcactagtggtgtctctccaataagataaataacatgctgggtgaacaaattacaggtgggcaattgacaaataaagattcatatacatatcatgatgatcactatgagatttaatcagggcattacgacaaagaacatagaccgccatctagcatgcatctatgccaaaatagtccaccttcaggttagcatccgcaccccttccagtattaagttgcaaacaacagacaattgcattaagtatggtgcgtaatgtaatcaacacaaatatccttagacaaagcattgatgttttatccctagtggtaacagcacatccacaaccttagaactttctgtcactgtcccggattcaatggaggcatgaacccactatcgagcataattacaacctcttggagttacaagtatcaacttggccagagcctctactagaacggagagcatgcaagaacataaacaacacatatatgatagatcaataatcaacttgacatagtattctatattcatcggatcccaccaaacacaacatgtagcattacaaatagatgatcttgatcatgttaggcagctcacaagatctaaacatgatagcacaagaggagaagacaaccatctagctactgctatggacacatagtccaaggatgaactactcacgcatcagtccggaggcgggcatggtgatgtagagccctccggtgatgattcccgtctccggcagggtgccggaggcgatctcgtgaatcccccgagaagggattggcggcggcgtcgtctctaaaagtatttccgtatcgtggctctcggtaataaggttttcgcgacggagagtttaagtaggcggaagggcagcgtagggggcgcccgagggccccacaccatagggtgtcgcgggccccaccctggccgcgcggcccggtggtgtgggcgcctcgtcgccccaccttgtatgctcttcggtcttctggaagctccgtggaaaaataagaccctgggcgttgatttcttccaattctgagaatatttcctttgtaggatttctgaaaacaaaaacagcagaaaaactgcaactggcgcttcggcatcttgttaataggttagtgccggaaaatgcatcataatgatgtaaagtatgtataaaacatgtgagtattgtcataaaagtagcatggaacataagaaattatagatacgtttgagacgtatcaagcatccccaagcttagttcctactcgcccccgagtaggtaaacgataacaacaataatttctgaagtgacatgctaccaacataatcttgatcaacattattgtaaagcatatgagatgaatggagtgattcaaagcaatagaTTGCTAGCAaagagataatgactaaacaactgaatcatatagcaaaaaatttcatgaatagtactttcaagacaagtatcaaaaagacttgcataagtgctaactcataaagcaatagattcaaactagaatgcattgaagcaacacaaaggatgattaagtttcagcagttgctttcaacttgtaacatgtatatctcatggataattgtcaacatagagtaatataacaagtgcaataggtaaacatgtaagaatcaatgcacacagttaacacaagtgtttgcttctaaaatAGAAagtagtaggtaaactgactcaacataaagtaaaagaaaggcccttcgcagagggaagcatggattactatttttgtgctagagcttttgttttgaaaatatagaaacaattttgtcaacggtagtaataattcatatgtgttatgcataatacttcctacaagttgcaagcctcatgcatcgaataccaatagtgcccgcaccttgtcctaattagcttggatttacatggattatcattgcataacatatgtttcaaccaagtgtcacaaaggggtacctctatgccgcctgtacaaaggtccaaggagataaatcgcatttgatttctcgtttttaatagatctcaacttaggacatccataccgggacaacatagaaaacagataatggactcctctttaatgcataagcattcaacaacagataatattctcataagagattgaggatgaatgtccaaactgaaaacttccaccatgatacatggcttcggttagcggcccaatgttcttctctaacataggcatactcaaaccatttgatcatgataaatcacccttacttcagacaagacgaacatgcatagcaactcacatgatattcaacaaaggtgtaaaaagttgatggcgtccctagaaacatggttaccgctcaacaagcaacttataagaactaaaacacatagctacatattcatcaccacaatagtttttaagctattttcccatgagctatatattgcaaaggcaaaggaatgaaattttaaaggtagcactcaagtaatttactttggaatggcagaaaaataccacatagtaggtagatatggttgacacaaatggcatgggttttggctcaaggtgtttggatgcacgagaagcatttcctctcagtacaaggctttggctagcaaggttgtttgaagcaaacacaagtatgaacaggtacatcaaaacttacacaagaacatattgcaagcattataagactctacactgtcttccttgttgttcaaacacttttaccagaaaatatctagatcttagagagaccaatcatgcaaaccaaatttcaacaagctctacagtagttctccactaatagatttaaactacatgatgcaagaccttaaacatgatctatgagagctcaaaacaattgccaagtatcaaattattcaaaaccatatgaagcattttctgattccaaccaaatagcaattaacgaagcagtttttagccttcgccatgaacattaaagcataACTAAGAACAGaagtgttccatatgaaaaagcggagcgtaatatctccaatacaaggattgtgggatccaactttattcaaaccaagacaaaaacaaaagcaaacagacgctccaagtaaagaacataagatgtgatggaataaaaatatagtttcactagaagtgacctgataagttgtcgatgaagaaggggatgccttgggcatccccaagcttagatgcttgagtcttctttaaatatgcagggatgaaccacgggggcatccccaagcttagacttttcactattcttgatcatattgtatcatcctcttctcttgacccttgaaaatttcctccacaccaaactttaagcaaacttattagagggttagtgcataatcaataattcacatattcagaggtgacataatcattcttaacacttctggacattgcacaaagctactgaaagttaatggaacaaagaaatccattcaacatagcaaaagaggcaatgcaaaataaaaaggcagaatctgtcaaaacagaacaatccgtaaagacaaatttttctgaggcacttaacttgcccagatggaaaaactcaaactaatgaaagttgcgtacatatttgaggatcacgcacgtaaattggcagattttttttgattcttctacagagagaaggacgcgaattcgtgacagacagaaattctgtttgtgcgc encodes:
- the LOC139831486 gene encoding uncharacterized protein → MECPHDGRGSVVAYNGLHDHELACLHGPCDCTEAGCDFAASPAVLIAHLIEIHSICVDMIPYGTVRAFIIPVLAPPEPRHSVIVYGNDGTVFVSHTYIHVNPENRFVLASLSVECVRSAACVWPKYRVHLWSHGKPSPKRFDIGSMESKYSVNFLAKSRTAPRSQHIGRIGTTMVVEMV